The Litoribacterium kuwaitense sequence TCATCGGACAGGTAAGAAGGCAAGGCTTCATTTCCAATTGGTGACGCTTGTTTATAATGCCTCCAGATTGGCCACAGATCGAATTAAAAAGATGAAAGCAGAACAAATGTCCAAGGCAGCGTGAATTAAAGCACGATATATTTTAAAAAAACATGTAAAACACCAAGGGACTACTCTACACTTTTTTTAAAAAGGGACTTATGAAATTAACTCATATATGTATCTTTAAATCAGCGCAAACAAAAAATCCTTCGCCAAGGAAGGTGAATTAAAAAGCATCATTTAAATGATCGGGATGACAGGATTTGAACCTGCGACCTCATGCACCCCATGCATGCGCGCTACCAAGCTACGCTACATCCCGACATGACAAGTAGTTTATCATAAGAGTGATTTAGCTTCAAGCACATTGTCTCTTACTAAGTCATCCAGACAACTATTCACAATGGTGTGGGTAAAATTAAGTGTTATCCCCTATTTTACCCACATCCAAATACGCGTTTAAATAAGTTATGAACATACTTATGCACATTATCCACATAGGAACTACTTTTTACCCACAGACAATGAATGAAAAGGAAGAAATTAATTTTGAACAAATTGTGAAGTGTATTGTGAAATAATTCACAATATGATATTCTTTACTCAGATAGAAAAACAAAGTTACTTCATAAATCATCATGTGAAAAGTATCGCAAAAAAGGAGGGCTACTCATGAAAGGAACATGGGCAGTACGAGGCGGAACGGCAGTTTTTACAGTGTTACGAATTTGGTTAGGAATCCAATGGTGGAATGCAGGAATTAATAAAATTGGTGCATTTGACGCCACAGGATTCCTACAGGGAAGCTTAGCGAAGGCACAAGGAGAAGGCGCTGTCGTACAACAATGGTATGCTACATTCCTTGAAGCTGTAGCTCTCCCAAATGTAGAATTGTTTAACATTCTGATCCCATGGGGAGAAGTGCTTGTCGGTGCAGGGTTAATCATTGGTCTAGGCACAATTCCTGCTTTAACAGCCGCAGCCTTTATGAACTTAAACTTCTTACTTGCGGGAACATTGAGCACGAACCCAATGCTTTTGACCGCAGCCTTTATTCTCTTACTTGCAGGTGGAATGGCTTATCGCTGGGGAGCTGATCGTTTTCTTGTCGAACAATGGCATAAGCGAGATATGAGAAAGCGTTTCTTCCATAAAAAGCAAGTGGCTTAAAAGGTAGACGATAGACAAAATAGAAATGAAATGAAGTGAACGAGAGAAAGACAGTGATTCGTTTAAAAAGCGAAGTGCTGTCTTTTTTTGTTGTGTTTATATTTAAATTTATTTAATGATTGTGAGTTCTTCGGGTTAAGTAAAGGTTAAAATTTAAAAATATGACATTAAATTATAATAAAATAATTTATGCGAAAGATTTATTGTTTGTTCAACAATAAAATATATAATTATTATATTTTACAGAATATATAATTATAAAGGTTTTAAAGTCATGTTTTTTATTTTTTAAAAGTTATTTATGGTAATTAATAGGTGTTTATACCTATAAACTTATTAATTGTAACTTAATTGGACTATTTTAACTGAATTGATAGACTGATCATGTATAGGAATGTTTTTGTGGTTTATAACTGTATTTCGGCATCATGTATTGTGTTTTTTTATTTTGGAAAAGTATTTGTCTATCGAGCTACGTATTTTTATTGCGTTGAGCTTGAAAGGGATGGAGGAGAAAAATGAAGCAATCTAAAAGAATAGATTTCAAAAAAAGAATGAACCAAAAAAGGATTAAGCGTGCTAAGCAGTTTTCAGGTATTGTCTTAGCTTCATCGCTGATCCTCTCACCGATGCAATTTAGCATTGTTGACAGTACGAACAAGGTAAGTGCTGCTCAAAGCGTTTCACCAGCTTCTTTGGCAGGAATAGATTTAGTCGGCAGTTCGAGTTTGAATGCTAATTTTAATGAAGTGTCTGGTCGACTGACATTGGATTATAGCGCAACGACATTAGCGAGTGTCGGGTTAATTAATGATTATTATCTTCAGTTTCAAATGCCTCAGGAATTAAGATATTTACTGAATGATCCGAATTTTAGGAACGCAACAGAAATCGATTATAAACTTCCAAAACTATCAGTTGGTCCTATTGATTTTGGGTCGATCAGAGGAACCTTATCAAATGGAGATCTGACTCTTGACCCTAACCGAGGAGTCATCAGTGGCACTGTAGATGGAGGCTTGTTGTCCATAGGATTACTTTCAGAATTGACTCTTACAATGACTGTTGATTTAGCTAGTTTGGGTGTCACGGAGCTACCTCCTGGTGAAGGCGACGGAGACCTTGATTTCATTGGTG is a genomic window containing:
- a CDS encoding DoxX family membrane protein, with the protein product MKGTWAVRGGTAVFTVLRIWLGIQWWNAGINKIGAFDATGFLQGSLAKAQGEGAVVQQWYATFLEAVALPNVELFNILIPWGEVLVGAGLIIGLGTIPALTAAAFMNLNFLLAGTLSTNPMLLTAAFILLLAGGMAYRWGADRFLVEQWHKRDMRKRFFHKKQVA